One genomic segment of Drosophila willistoni isolate 14030-0811.24 chromosome 2R unlocalized genomic scaffold, UCI_dwil_1.1 Seg200, whole genome shotgun sequence includes these proteins:
- the LOC6643455 gene encoding uncharacterized protein LOC6643455 produces MKMSSPRIMQQQHQKRSSKSSNSSRVSMTTSTAEENLIESKLFSWMRLFRFASLLCRAE; encoded by the coding sequence ATGAAGATGAGCTCGCCGAGGAtcatgcagcagcagcatcagaaACGGAGTAGTAAATCCTCAAATTCCTCACGGGTCTCAATGACCACCTCAACGGCTGAGGAGAATCTAATTGAATCGAAACTCTTCAGTTGGATGAGACTTTTCCGTTTTGCCTCATTGCTATGTCGTGCCGAGTAG